In Camelina sativa cultivar DH55 chromosome 16, Cs, whole genome shotgun sequence, a single window of DNA contains:
- the LOC104751016 gene encoding uncharacterized protein LOC104751016: protein MSSMTENEKERDPQQEIEETTPLLEESQPDGELRSKTAAGKMPEVEIHLYKSGKGPIDVFKSNLGGYEQDQLEVRSILEKYGLKSIFAFNVEKGRAVPIRFHPRNGRSVLPYRDGAVIYIDGEPQDSLIKPITRIILGVVIVTLLITFLLKDPPAWIKNNISIGTFPPWVLACIVIVFTRARKRTRDFLRKYGW, encoded by the exons ATGTCATCGATGACGGAGAACGAGAAGGAGAGAGATCCACAGCAAGAGATTGAAGAGACTACACCGCTGTTAGAAGAGTCTCAACCGGACGGTGAATTGAGATCGAAGACCGCGGCGGGGAAGATGCCGGAAGTGGAGATCCATTTGTATAAGAGTGGAAAAGGTCCGATCGATGTGTTCAAGTCAAATCTCGGCGGTTATGAGCAGGACCAGCTCGAGGTTCGATCTATTCTTGAGAAATATGGACTCAAATCCATCTTCGCTTTCAACGTCGAGAAAGGTCGTGCTGTTCCGATCCGATTTCACCCTAGGAATGGCCGGTCTGTGCTGCCTTACAGGGATGGTGCCGTCATTTACATCGACGGTGAACCTCAG gacTCCCTGATCAAACCCATCACAAGAATCATTCTTGGAGTCGTGATTGTTACGCTCTTGATAACATTTTTATTGAAAGACCCTCCAGCGTGGATCAAAAACAACATCTCCATTGGAACTTTTCCTCCGTGGGTGCTCGCTTGCATAGTAATAGTATTCACTCGAGCTAGGAAGAGAACCAGAGATTTTTTAAGGAAGTATGGCTGGTGA
- the LOC104751018 gene encoding cleavage stimulating factor 64-like yields MASSSQRRCVFVGNIPYDATEEQLRDICGEVGPVVSFRLVTDRETGKPKGYGFCEYKDEETALSARRNLQSYEINGRQLRVDFAENDKATDKTRDQGQGGPGLPATTESQKQIGGPVDSNIHQPVGLQLAITAASVMAGALGGPQVGSQFTQSNLQVPASDPLTLHLAKMSRSQLTEIISSIKVMATQNKEQARQLLVSRPQLLKAVFLAQILLGIVSPQVLQTPNIVQAPSHMTGSSNQDTQLSSGQNLLPPLAQRPQQQSRPPHSQFPVQQSSKQPFSQIPQLVAQPGPSSVNPPSRSQVKVLSETAPFQRQQVVPASVNVGYSSQTSVPNTVIQPSQVPRPALTNSVMQQGGQTVSLNYGKRINEGPHQSMNRPLKMMKVEERRTTSLPGGHASNSMLPNQVQAPQTQISPDVQSTLLQQVMNLTPEQLRLLTPEQQQEVLKLQQALKQDHMMQPS; encoded by the exons ATGGCTTCATCATCCCAACGACGCTGCGTTTTTG TTGGGAACATCCCTTACGACGCGACGGAGGAACAACTCAGAGATATTTGTGGAGAGGTTGGACCTGTTGTCTCGTTTAG ATTAGTTACGGATAGAGAAACTGGTAAACCTAAAGGCTACGGCTTTTGTGAGTATAAGGACGAAGAAACGGCGTTGAGTGCTCGTCGTAATCTTCAGAGTTACGAGATCAATGGCCGTCAGTTAAGAGTTGATTTCGCTGAGAATGACAAAGCCACTGACAAAACCCGTGATCAG GGTCAAGGAGGACCTGGTTTGCCTGCTACTACAGAATCTCAAAAGCAGATTGGAGGGCCTGTAGATTCAAATATACATCAGCCGGTTGGTCTCCAACTTGCTATAACTGCTGCATCTGTTATGGCGGGTGCACTAGGTGGTCCTCAGGTCGGTTCGCAGTTTACACAAAGTAATCTGCAGGTTCCAGCGAGTGATCCCCTGACTCTTCATCTTGCCAAGATGTCTAGAAGTCAGCTTACTGAAATTATATCGTCCATTAAG GTAATGGCTACACAGAATAAGGAACAAGCTCGACAGTTGTTGGTTTCAAGACCTCAGTTACTAAAAGCTGTTTTTCTG GCGCAGATACTGCTTGGGATTGTGAGTCCACAAGTG TTGCAGACGCCAAATATTGTTCAAGCCCCAAGTCATATGACAGGGTCTTCAAATCAAGACACGCAATTATCATCAGGTCAAAACCTTTTACCGCCACTTGCACAAAGGCCGCAGCAGCAGAGTCGCCCTCCCCATAGTCAGTTTCCCGTTCAACAGTCTTCTAAACAACCTTTTAGTCAGATTCCACAACTAGTAGCACAACCAGGTCCTTCTTCTGTGAATCCTCCTTCTAGATCCCAAGTTAAAGTTCTCAGCGAAACCGCTCCATTCCAACGCCAACAAGTGGTTCCAGCTTCCGTCAACGTAGGTTATAGTAGTCAGACTTCAGTTCCGAATACTGTTATCCAGCCATCTCAAGTACCCCGCCCAGCATTAACAAATTCTGTGATGCAG CAAGGTGGGCAAACTGTATCTTTAAACTATGGCAAAAGAATAAACGAGGGTCCTCATCAATCAATGAACAGACCATTAAAGATGATGAAAGTGGAGGAAAGGAGAACCACTTCACTCCCTGGAGGTCATGCGTCTAATTCAATGCTTCCGAATCAAGTACAAGCTCCCCAG aCACAGATCTCCCCCGATGTCCAGTCAACATTGCTCCAGCAAGTAATGAACCTTACACCAGAACAGCTGAGATTGCTGACTCCAGAGCAACAGCAAGAGGTCTTAAAGCTGCAACAAGCGCTCAAGCAAGATCATATGATGCAGCCTTCATAG
- the LOC104751017 gene encoding probable F-actin-capping protein subunit beta codes for MEAALGLLRRMPPKQSETALSALLSLIPQHSSDLLSQVDLPLQVLRDIESGKDFILCEYNRDADSYRSPWSNKYLPPLEDALYPSSELRKLEVEANDIFAIYRDQYYEGGISSVYMWEDDNEGFVACFLIKKDGSKSGHGRRGCLEEGAWDAIHVIQVGPEEEEMAHYCLTSTIMLSLATDDESSGKFGLSGSIRRQMKMDLAVAEGHLCNMGRMIEELEGKLRNSLDQVYFGKTREMVCTLRPPAELVQRRLPDT; via the exons ATGGAGGCAGCTTTGGGACTTCTCAGGAGAATGCCGCCGAAGCAGTCGGAGACGGCTCTCTCTGCACTTTTAAGCCTCATTCCTCAGCATTCTTCCGATCTTCTCTCTCAAGTCGATCTCCCTCTTCAG GTGTTACGTGATATAGAAAGTGGGAAAGATTTCATCTTGTGTGAGTACAATAGAGATGCAGATTCCTACAG GTCACCTTGGTCGAATAAATACCTTCCTCCGCTAGAGGATGCTCTTTACCCGTCGTCAGAATTAAGAAAGCTCGAAGTTGAAGCCAACGATATCTTTGCAATCTACCGTGACCA GTATTATGAAGGTGGTATATCTTCAGTCTACATGTGGGAGGATGATAATGAAGGCTTTGTGGCATGTTTCCTTATTAAGAAGG ATGGGTCAAAGTCAGGTCATGGTCGGAGGGGATGCCTGGAGGAAGGAGCGTGGGATGCCATACATGTTATACAG GTTGGTCCAGAGGAGGAGGAAATGGCACATTATTGCTTAACAAGTACTATCATGCTCTCTCTGGCCACAGATGATGAGTCGTCGGGCAAATTCGGCTTATCTGGATCAATTAGAAGACAA ATGAAAATGGATCTAGCAGTAGCTGAGGGACATCTGTGCAATATGGGGAGAATGATTGAAGAATTGGAAGGCAAACTGAGAAACTCACTTGATCAG GTATACTTTGGGAAGACAAGAGAAATGGTTTGCACATTGCGTCCACCAGCTGAGTTAGTACAGAGGAGATTACCTGACACCTGA